The nucleotide sequence caagtgctccGACTGCGGGCGCAGCTTTCACCAGAGCTCGGACCTGGTGAAGCACGAGCggatccacacgggcgagaagccgtacCAGTGCTCGGTGTGCGAGAAGCGCTTCAACCAGCGCTCCTACCTGATCGTCCACGAGCGCTTCCACACGAaggagaagccctacaagtgcttCCTGTGCGGCAAGAGCTTCTGTTCCAACGCCCACCTCATGACGCACCAGAGGACCCACACGGGCGAGAGGCCTTACCAGTGCCCCGACTGCGGGAAGCGCTTCAGCACCAGCTCGAACTTCGTCAACCACAAGAAGACCCACACGGAGGAGAAGCCGTTCAGCTGCTCCCTCTGCGAGAAGAGCTTCAAGCGCAGCTCGAACCTCATCCAGCACGAGCGGACCCACACGGGCGAGAGGCCCTACACCTGCTTGACGTGCGGGGAGAGCTTCGCGTCCAACTCGGGCCTGGTGAAGCACCAGAGGAGCCACACGGGCGAGAGGCCCTACAAATGCTCCTACTGCGGCAAAAGCTTCAGCCAGAGCATGATCCTCACGCAGCACGAAAggacccacacgggcgagaagccctgcAAGTGCCTCGTCTGCGGAAAGAGCTTCCGCTCCAGCTCCGACCTCGTCAAGCACAAGAggacccacacgggcgagaagccctacaagtgctcgctgtgcgggaaaagcttcaccaCCAGCTCGGACGTGGTGAAGCACGAGCggacccacacgggcgagaagccctacaagtgcggcacctgcgggaagagcttcagccagagcgCACACCTCATGCAgcaccagaggatccacacgggggagaagccgtacaTGTGCCTCGTCTGCGGGAGGTGCTTCACCTGCAGCGCGCACCTCGTGGTCCATAAAAGAACCCATAAAGACCGGGAGGCTTTGCAAGCCTAAACTGTTTTGGTCTTTAGGGGGCTTTTTTGAGGCGTGTGGGGAGTGCTTCCTGTGGGATGGGGAATGGAAATGGCTTTACTCCCCGGTCTGACATAGTTGAGCAGCAAAGATCccatgcaaaaaagagagaggaaatcttaggagcacagctgtcaacttttcccttttcttgcaaggaatcctattcggaataagagaatttcccttaaaaaaggggaaacgtttaCAGCTATGCTTAGGAGCGTACTATGCAGTTTCTTAAACCAGACTTTTATAAAAACAATGTGGAGCCTGTTTTTAGAGGAGTGTGTGAAGCAGAaaaatttagtacagtggtacctcgggttacatacgcttcaggttacagactccgctaacccagaaatagtacctcgtgttaagaactttgcttcaggatgagaacagaaatcacgcagcggcggcgcgaggccccattagctgaagtggtgcttcggcgggaaggtaaacagcgtttccgtgtgctgctctggttcgccagaagcggcttagtcatgctggccacatgacctggaagctgtatgccagctccctcggccagtaaagcgagatgagcgccgcaaccccagagtcggccacgactggacctaatggtctggggtccctttacctcgggttacagacgcttcaggttacagactccgctaacccagaaatagtaccttggtttaagaactttgcttcaggatgagaacagaaatcatgtggaaacagtgggaggccccattagctaaagtggtacctcaggttaagaacagtttcaggttaagaacggacctccggaacgaattaagtacataactagaggtaccactgtaaccaattTAATCGTattatgcatggggggggggggaatcctgcccAGCTAGGAAAGAAGCCATAACATTTCCACACAGGCCTGTTCCTGTACTTCGCTGAGTAACGCAGGCGGTAACGCCAAAGTGAACCTGACCAGGCTTCTCGGCGCAGTCAGTGGATCCCCAGCCTGtttttagggcaaatggggcgcCATCCCACCAAACCCCATCCTTGACATGCGTTCCCACTTGCATCCAGTCCAAGGGATGGCGCTGTCTGTCGGCTTCTTCCTCCTTGGTCTCAGtgtggcccttgtagaactctGTAAGAGGGGATCAAGGCCAGCGTTAGTTAGCTGTGCCTGTTGCTggctctctggcgccacctactgtcggCCTC is from Podarcis muralis chromosome 2, rPodMur119.hap1.1, whole genome shotgun sequence and encodes:
- the LOC114592325 gene encoding uncharacterized protein LOC114592325, giving the protein MSDSKEEATETKTPDLMEACGHLLEAPDGLSGFHDMEGICEISHLPEGPPGLLPVLDEGGSVEGTSYICTECGKSFCSISSLISHQKRNHSGEKPYKCSDCGRSFHQSSDLVKHERIHTGEKPYQCSVCEKRFNQRSYLIVHERFHTKEKPYKCFLCGKSFCSNAHLMTHQRTHTGERPYQCPDCGKRFSTSSNFVNHKKTHTEEKPFSCSLCEKSFKRSSNLIQHERTHTGERPYTCLTCGESFASNSGLVKHQRSHTGERPYKCSYCGKSFSQSMILTQHERTHTGEKPCKCLVCGKSFRSSSDLVKHKRTHTGEKPYKCSLCGKSFTTSSDVVKHERTHTGEKPYKCGTCGKSFSQSAHLMQHQRIHTGEKPYMCLVCGRCFTCSAHLVVHKRTHKDREALQA